In Flammeovirgaceae bacterium 311, one DNA window encodes the following:
- a CDS encoding alpha/beta hydrolase fold protein (COG0596 Predicted hydrolases or acyltransferases (alpha/beta hydrolase superfamily)): MNGFFEYEGAKLHWWRWGNGPKTLLAFHGFGQHGQFYYPFARVLGETHTIWSFDMFFHGQSVWPDPRKPLNREFWHRMMGAFLAEYGIDRFELSGYSMGGKFVLATLELMAPKIDRLILIAPDGIRTSFWYSMATYPSWSRNFFRGLVEKPEPFYKLVNKLERYRLMDQGVLRFADWQMSNPEKRMRVFNSWTVFSPLRFNMRQIAELIKKNNISLEMYLGRYDKIMTPQGMQRLLRHLKDYKLEVLNTGHSGLIDMVARHLYEHRNINSRHEGSNSNR, translated from the coding sequence ATGAATGGATTTTTTGAATACGAAGGGGCTAAACTGCACTGGTGGCGTTGGGGAAACGGCCCTAAAACTTTACTTGCCTTTCATGGCTTTGGGCAGCATGGACAGTTTTACTACCCATTTGCCCGTGTATTGGGCGAAACCCATACCATCTGGAGTTTCGATATGTTTTTTCATGGACAAAGTGTATGGCCAGATCCGCGTAAGCCTTTAAACCGGGAATTCTGGCACAGAATGATGGGTGCCTTTCTGGCAGAATATGGTATAGACCGATTTGAACTGAGCGGTTACAGTATGGGCGGAAAATTTGTACTGGCTACACTGGAGCTGATGGCACCTAAAATAGACCGGCTGATCCTGATTGCTCCTGATGGAATTCGTACTTCGTTCTGGTACAGCATGGCCACCTATCCCAGCTGGAGCCGGAATTTCTTCAGAGGTCTGGTGGAAAAACCCGAGCCTTTCTATAAGCTTGTTAATAAGCTGGAGCGATACCGCCTGATGGACCAGGGCGTTTTACGTTTTGCCGACTGGCAAATGAGCAATCCCGAAAAACGAATGAGGGTTTTCAATAGCTGGACTGTTTTTAGCCCGCTGCGCTTTAACATGCGGCAGATCGCTGAATTAATAAAAAAAAATAATATAAGTTTGGAGATGTACCTGGGGCGCTACGACAAGATCATGACACCACAAGGCATGCAACGGCTGCTGCGACACTTAAAGGATTACAAACTGGAAGTGCTGAACACCGGCCACAGTGGTTTGATCGATATGGTAGCCCGGCACCTTTACGAGCATAGAAATATAAACAGCCGGCATGAAGGTTCTAATAGCAACAGATAA
- a CDS encoding TetR family transcriptional regulator (COG1309 Transcriptional regulator), which produces MRTGISVDIRQNIITTAEELFIRYGFKRVTMDDIAREMSISKKTIYQFFTDKNEIVCAATEEHLRREEEQMEQLEEESENVIEFLVKCTKMIRQHVATVNPSAIMELQKYFPDGWNIFLHYKKKVFVNSLMRSLIRGQEEGYFRPDFNPEILAMLRMEEVQLCFDNRVFPRNRFDFTEVQVQVFRHFIEGLMTAKGRDLLEDYKKNLSPHETIF; this is translated from the coding sequence ATGAGAACAGGAATAAGCGTGGATATACGACAGAATATCATAACTACTGCCGAAGAATTATTTATTCGCTATGGCTTTAAACGGGTAACAATGGATGACATTGCCCGTGAAATGTCCATTTCAAAAAAAACCATTTATCAGTTTTTTACTGATAAAAACGAGATTGTTTGTGCTGCTACCGAAGAACATCTGCGCAGGGAAGAAGAGCAGATGGAACAACTGGAGGAGGAGTCTGAAAACGTGATTGAGTTTTTGGTGAAATGCACCAAGATGATACGCCAGCATGTGGCAACGGTAAATCCTTCTGCTATCATGGAATTGCAGAAATACTTTCCCGACGGCTGGAATATCTTTTTACACTATAAAAAGAAAGTGTTTGTAAACTCGCTGATGCGTTCCCTGATACGAGGGCAGGAGGAGGGATATTTCAGGCCTGATTTCAATCCTGAAATACTGGCTATGCTACGTATGGAAGAAGTACAGCTATGCTTTGATAACAGGGTATTTCCCCGCAACCGATTCGATTTTACAGAAGTGCAGGTACAGGTATTCCGGCATTTCATAGAAGGACTGATGACGGCTAAAGGCCGCGATTTATTAGAAGATTATAAGAAAAACCTATCACCCCATGAGACTATTTTCTAA
- a CDS encoding outer membrane efflux protein (COG1538 Outer membrane protein) encodes MRLFSKSILLILAVLLAGTSVYAQEATKRVFSLQEAIAHAIENNVTVKNERLNEAIATAQVKETVAQGLPQINAAGNITHNAIIPITFLPANALNPGAPDGVFMPVPFGVPFQSNVSVSAEQLLFNGSYFIGLRAAKVYKELTLKNTVKAAIDVAEGVALAYYGALVAEERIALLDANVQRLDTLYAETRAMNENGFVELIDVQRIKVNLNNLRTELENVQRSYTLNLSALKYQMGLPNNADIELAEQIRNLEVDEPGLGLDSYQQRIEYQQLNINRDLANLDLRNTRMRYYPTLSLFGNFGYNAGKSKLGDLFQESPDFYLPMGGADVLIEAHTWNPFTAVGVNLNIPVFDGFLKANTIRRQRLITEQVDLQIKNLENAIDMEVQQAQVNLQNSLQSLETQQENMELAQEVYRVTKIKYQQGVGSNLEVVEAENALKTAETNYYQALYNALVSRVSYDKATGNLLK; translated from the coding sequence ATGAGACTATTTTCTAAATCTATTCTGCTTATACTGGCAGTACTACTGGCGGGGACTTCTGTGTATGCACAAGAGGCTACCAAGCGGGTATTTTCCCTGCAGGAGGCCATAGCGCATGCTATTGAAAATAACGTTACGGTCAAAAATGAGCGATTGAATGAGGCTATTGCTACAGCACAGGTGAAGGAAACAGTTGCACAGGGCCTGCCACAGATCAATGCTGCCGGCAACATCACTCATAATGCCATTATTCCCATTACCTTTTTGCCTGCAAATGCTCTTAATCCCGGTGCGCCGGATGGTGTTTTCATGCCTGTTCCTTTTGGAGTGCCCTTTCAATCTAACGTCAGCGTATCTGCCGAGCAGCTTCTTTTTAACGGTTCGTATTTCATTGGCCTACGCGCGGCCAAGGTGTATAAAGAGTTGACCTTGAAGAATACTGTGAAAGCAGCCATAGATGTAGCCGAAGGTGTAGCCCTGGCTTATTACGGGGCGTTGGTGGCCGAGGAACGCATTGCTCTCTTAGATGCTAATGTGCAGCGCCTGGATACACTTTATGCAGAAACCCGTGCCATGAATGAGAATGGCTTTGTTGAGCTTATCGATGTGCAGCGCATTAAGGTGAACCTCAACAACCTTCGTACCGAGCTGGAGAATGTGCAGCGTTCTTACACTTTGAACCTGTCGGCGCTTAAATACCAAATGGGGCTGCCCAACAATGCGGACATTGAACTAGCAGAGCAGATTAGAAATCTAGAAGTGGACGAGCCCGGTTTAGGTCTTGATAGCTATCAGCAGCGTATTGAGTACCAACAGCTGAATATTAATCGTGATCTGGCCAATCTGGATCTGAGAAATACACGCATGCGTTATTATCCCACCCTTTCGCTCTTTGGCAATTTTGGCTACAATGCTGGTAAGTCCAAGCTGGGCGATCTGTTCCAGGAGTCTCCGGACTTCTATTTACCCATGGGTGGCGCAGATGTGCTCATAGAAGCTCATACCTGGAATCCATTTACTGCGGTTGGTGTCAATCTTAATATTCCTGTTTTCGATGGTTTTCTAAAGGCTAATACCATACGCCGCCAGAGGCTCATAACTGAGCAGGTAGATTTACAAATCAAGAACCTGGAAAATGCTATCGATATGGAGGTTCAGCAAGCGCAGGTGAACCTGCAGAACAGCCTTCAGAGCCTGGAGACCCAGCAGGAAAACATGGAACTTGCCCAGGAAGTATATCGCGTAACTAAAATTAAATACCAGCAAGGCGTGGGTAGTAATCTGGAAGTGGTGGAAGCCGAAAATGCGCTGAAAACTGCTGAAACCAATTATTACCAGGCACTCTATAATGCGCTTGTATCGCGGGTGTCGTACGACAAAGCAACCGGCAATTTATTAAAATAA
- a CDS encoding RND family efflux transporter MFP subunit (COG0845 Membrane-fusion protein) — protein MNISRTLVLLAGIGFFAASCDSGDELSEKKTELKEKKKELQELRAEIAELEDQIAAADPTFGKEVREAQLVTTLPVKQETFEHYVEVSGDVQSEKNIVISAESMGTIEQVPVNEGQQVSRGQLLVSVNADVLRNNISEVKTQLDLATAVYERQKNLWDQNIGTEVQYLQTKSNKEALENRLSMMQSQLSQAQARAPFAGTVEEVMVRAGESASPGKPLVRLVSLQDMYIKANVSENLVGAFKKGDKVEIFFPSVDKTYESTIKAVGQVINPNNRTFTLDARLPDDSELLRPNLLAVLRVKDFQEENALIVPTHLIQHDRKGSYVYVVENKDGVSQVSKKHINTGLSFNNETMVTSGLQANDVLVNEGFRQVSEGVAVKVADETVASK, from the coding sequence ATGAATATATCCAGAACATTAGTGCTACTTGCAGGAATAGGCTTTTTTGCTGCCTCTTGCGATTCAGGAGACGAGCTCTCTGAAAAGAAAACAGAGCTCAAGGAAAAAAAGAAAGAACTACAGGAGTTAAGAGCAGAAATTGCCGAGCTGGAAGATCAAATTGCAGCAGCAGATCCTACTTTTGGAAAAGAGGTGCGCGAAGCACAGCTGGTAACCACACTGCCTGTAAAGCAGGAAACCTTTGAACACTATGTAGAGGTGAGTGGCGATGTTCAGTCTGAAAAAAACATTGTTATCAGTGCCGAATCGATGGGTACCATAGAACAGGTACCGGTTAATGAGGGCCAGCAGGTAAGCCGTGGCCAGCTACTGGTAAGCGTTAATGCAGATGTGCTGCGCAATAACATCAGCGAAGTTAAAACCCAGCTGGATCTGGCAACGGCCGTTTATGAGCGTCAGAAAAACCTGTGGGATCAGAATATAGGCACCGAAGTACAATATCTGCAGACAAAATCCAATAAAGAGGCACTGGAAAACCGCCTCTCTATGATGCAGTCTCAGCTGTCGCAGGCGCAGGCAAGGGCTCCATTTGCAGGTACTGTAGAAGAGGTAATGGTACGGGCGGGTGAATCTGCCAGTCCTGGTAAACCGCTGGTTCGCCTGGTAAGCCTGCAGGATATGTACATTAAAGCCAATGTGTCTGAGAATCTGGTGGGTGCCTTCAAAAAAGGGGATAAGGTTGAGATATTCTTTCCTTCTGTTGATAAGACCTATGAATCTACGATCAAGGCAGTAGGACAGGTGATCAATCCCAACAACCGCACTTTTACACTGGATGCCCGCCTGCCTGACGACAGTGAGCTGCTACGCCCAAATCTGCTGGCTGTTTTAAGGGTGAAGGATTTCCAGGAGGAGAATGCGCTTATTGTTCCTACCCACCTGATTCAGCACGATCGTAAGGGTTCTTATGTTTATGTGGTGGAAAATAAGGATGGTGTGAGTCAGGTAAGCAAAAAGCATATTAACACCGGCCTGAGCTTCAACAACGAAACAATGGTAACATCTGGCCTGCAGGCTAACGATGTGTTGGTAAATGAAGGCTTCAGGCAGGTATCTGAAGGGGTGGCTGTAAAAGTTGCCGACGAAACTGTAGCTTCTAAATAA